One Carassius gibelio isolate Cgi1373 ecotype wild population from Czech Republic chromosome B18, carGib1.2-hapl.c, whole genome shotgun sequence DNA segment encodes these proteins:
- the trpm7 gene encoding transient receptor potential cation channel subfamily M member 7 isoform X2, whose product MFLYSLLRQKDEDEDEESQKSWIEHSFTKRECVYILPVSKDPHRCLPGCQICQQLVRCCCGRLVRQHVGFSATLAVKYSDVRLTEGELSDLEQWSVEKHTEESPTDAYGVINFQGGSHSYRAKYVRLSYDSRPEAILRLMLKEWQMELPKIVISVHGGIQNFDLHPRIKQVVGKGLIKAAVTTGAWILTGGVNTGVAKHVGDALKEHMSRSARKICTVGIAPWGVIENRNDLIGRDVVAPYQTLLNPLSKLNVLNNFHSHFVLVDDGTVGKYGAEVKLRRELEKHINLQRIHARIGQGVPVVALIFEGGPNVILTVLEYLQESPPVPVVVCEGTGRAADILAYVHKQTEQDGALPDGVEADIIATIKKTFNFSQSDALHLFQTLMECMKNKELITVFPVGSEDHQDIDVAILKALLKGTNASAFDQLVLTLAWDRVDIAKDHVFVYGQQLLVGSLEQAMLDALVMDRVEFVKLLIENGVSMHRFLTITRLEELYNTKQTPTNPTLYHLVRDVKQGNLPPNYKITLIDVGLVIEFLMGGTYRCNYTRKRFRIIYNNLHGNSRRSGRHTGSSSHESFSIQADKKEKTRHNHFINTAQPYKPRLDSVSELQKKKSKEEVVDIDDPETRRFPYPFNELLVWAVLMKRQKMSLFFWQHGEESMAKALVACKLLRSMGYEAKKSDVVDDTSEELKEYSSEFGTLAVDLLEQSFRQDETMAMKLLTYELKNWSNSTCLKLAVSSRLRPFVAHTCTQMLLSDMWMGRLNMRKNSWYKVILSILVPPAILLLEYKTKAEMSHIPQSQDAHQSMEDSEHSLQKPDDIPMDVFKEVRPNENADVKSETEVHVRSRRLPITRKFYAFYHAPIVKFWFNTLFYIGFLMLYSYVVLVKMESFPSPQEWVVILYIFTLAVEKIREMFMSEGGKISQKIKVWFGDYFNVSDFLAILMFFVGFGLRFGSGSVFIAGRIVYCLNIIFWYVRLLDILAVNQQAGPYVMMIGKMVANMFYIVVIMAVVLLSYGVPRKAILYPNEDPSWTLAKDVVFQPYWMMYGEVYAYEIDVCANSSEDHAKELCATGVWLTPLLQAVYLFVQYILMVNLLIAFFNNVYLQVKSISNLVWKYQRYHFIMAYHDKPVLPPPLILLSHAASVLSSICRKRKKDSSTYGPKLFLTEEDQKKLHDFEEQCVETYFHEKDDQFHSGSEERIRLTSDRVETMCVQLKEVGNKVNFIKRSLHTLDSQIGHLQDLSALTVDTLKALTAQRASEASKVHNQITRELSVSKNLGPDLTGHSKSSALVRCSVGFLPPTASIAESLFGGGAGGGVEEWPGAELPLSSEAGSRSDPAPATFFVSTPLQLTDSHTHTEPVHAAVEFGAFVGHKDDPEGQRSFPKEGAVSGRQSSPSRKARDAAVAQGHMRMVNSYAGFTEFDRNPSFLHPESTLSKQERTRVSLEDVSRYEDLLLGKSAQSSRLSPGDDISNTAGLYTGRHPPLGPRKDSIGSPFKPMESYQYSAVERNNLMRLSQSIPFTPVPPRGEPVTVYRLEESSPNSINNSMSSWAQHGLCAKIEFLSKEEMGGGLRRALKVLCTWSEYDILKPGHLYIVKSFLPEVVNTWQSIYREETVLHLCLREIQQQRAAQKLTFAFNQIRPKTIPYSPRFLEVFLLYCHSAGQWFAIEECITGDFRKFNNNNGDEIVPTNLLEETMLAFSHWTYEYTRGELLVLDLQGVGEILTDPSVIKSGEKGSYDMIFGPANLGDDAIRNFRTKHHCNSCCRKLKLPDLKRNDYTPDKLTLQHDSCEGPSHSPPAGGAAKEPNPLNRCNLEMF is encoded by the exons ATGTTTCTGTACTCGCTGCTGCGGCAgaaggatgaagatgaggatgaagag TCCCAGAAGTCCTGGATCGAACACAGTTTCACCAAGAGGGAATGTGTCTATATACTGCCCGTGTCAAAAGACCCGCACAG ATGCCTCCCAGGATGCCAAATCTGTCAGCAGCTCGTGCG atgcTGCTGTGGGCGTCTGGTTCGGCAGCACGTGGGCTTCAGCGCCACACTGGCAGTGAAATACTCAGACGTGCGTCTGACCGAGGGAGAGCTGTCCGATCTGGAGCAGTGGTCAGTGGAGAAGCACACGGAGGAGAGTCCCACTGACGCTTATGGAGTCATCAACTTCCAGGGAGGATCCCACTCATACAGAGCCaag TATGTGCGTCTCTCCTATGACTCCCGTCCGGAGGCCATCCTGAGGCTCATGCTGAAGGAGTGGCAGATGGAGCTGCCAAAGATCGTCATCAGCGTTCACGGGGGAATCCAGAACTTCGACCTGCATCCGCGGATCAAACAGGTGGTGGGAAAAGGACTGATCAAAGCTGCTGTCACCACCGGGGCCTGGATCCTGACCGGAGGGGTCAACACAG GTGTGGCCAAACATGTGGGGGACGCTCTGAAGGAACATATGTCCAGATCGGCTCGGAAAATCTGTACGGTGGGAATCGCACCCTGGGGAGTGATCGAAAACAGGAACGACCTCATCGGAAGAGAC gttgtAGCGCCCTACCAAACCCTGCTGAATCCTCTCAGTAAACTCAACGTCCTGAATAACTTCCACTCTCATTTTGTCCTGGTGGATGATGGGACAGTCGGGAAATATGGAGCTGAAGTCAAACTCAGGAGAGAACTGGAGAAACACATTAACCTGCAGAGAATCCACGccc GCATTGGTCAGGGCGTCCCGGTCGTGGCTCTGATCTTCGAAGGCGGTCCAAACGTGATCCTGACGGTGCTGGAGTATCTTCAGGAGAGTCCTCCGGTGCCGGTGGTGGTGTGTGAGGGAACCGGACGCGCCGCTGATATACTGGCATACGTACACAAGCAGACGGAGCAGgacgg agcgCTTCCTGACGGCGTCGAGGCCGACATTATTGCGACAATCAAGAAAACTTTCAATTTCAGCCAGAGTGACGCACTGCATCTCTTCCAGACGCTGATGGAGTGCATGAAGAACAAAGAGCTG atcaCAGTGTTTCCTGTGGGCTCGGAGGACCATCAGGACATCGATGTGGCAATCCTGAAGGCTCTGCTGAAAG gcaCAAACGCGTCGGCCTTCGATCAGCTGGTCCTGACGCTGGCGTGGGATCGGGTGGACATCGCTAAAGATCACGTGTTTGTTTACGGACAACAGCTGCTG gtgggCTCCCTCGAGCAGGCGATGTTGGATGCGTTGGTGATGGACCGCGTGGAGTTTGTGAAGCTCCTGATCGAGAATGGTGTCAGTATGCACCGCTTCCTCACAATCACACGCCTGGAGGAGCTCTACaacacg AAGCAAACTCCGACCAATCCGACGCTCTATCACCTGGTGAGGGACGTCAAACAG GGTAACCTCCCGCCCAACTATAAGATCACGCTGATCGACGTGGGTCTGGTGATCGAGTTTCTGATGGGAGGAACGTACCGGTGCAACTACACACGCAAACGCTTCCGCATCATCTACAACAACCTGCACGGGAACAGCCGG CGGTCAGGACGACACACGGGCAGCAGCTCACACGAGTCCTTCAGCATTCAGGCAGATAAGAAAGAGAAAACACGACACAATCACTTCATCAACACGGCACAGCCCTACAAGCCCAGG CTGGACTCGGTCTCAGAGCTGCAGAAGAAGAAGAGTAAGGAGGAGGTGGTGGACATCGATGACCCGGAGACGCGCCGGTTCCCGTACCCCTTCAACGAGCTGCTGGTGTGGGCCGTGCTGATGAAGCGGCAGAAGATGTCTCTGTTCTTCTGGCAGCACGGAGAGGAGTCCATGGCCAAGGCTCTGGTGGCCTGCAAACTGCTGCGCTCCATGGGATACGAGGCCAAGAAGAGCGACGTGGTGGACGACACGTCCGAGGAGCTGAAGGAGTATTCCAG tgaGTTCGGCACGCTGGCCGTGGATCTGCTGGAGCAGTCGTTCAGACAGGACGAGACCATGGCCATGAAGCTGCTGACCTACGAGCTGAAGAACTGGAGTAACTCCACCTGTCTGAAGCTGGCCGTGTCGTCACGTCTCCGTCCGTTCGTGGCTCACACCTGCACACAGATGCTGCTCTCCGACATGTGGATGGGCCGCCTGAACATGCGCAAGAACTCCTGGTACAAG GTGATCCTGAGCATCCTGGTTCCTCCTGCCATCCTCCTGCTGGAGTACAAGACTAAAGCGGAGATGTCCCACATCCCTCAGTCGCAGGACGCTCATCAGAGCATGGAGGACAGCGAGCACAGCCTGCAGAAGCCTGACGACATCCCCATG gatGTGTTTAAGGAAGTCCGTCCCAATGAGAACGCCGATGTGAAGAGTGAGACGGAGGTGCACGTGCGCTCCCGCCGGTTACCCATCACACGCAAGTTCTACGCCTTCTACCACGCACCCATCGTCAAGTTCTGGTTCAACACG CTCTTCTACATCGGCTTCCTGATGCTGTATTCATACGTGGTGTTGGTGAAGATGGAGTCGTTCCCGTCTCCTCAGGAATGGGTCGTCATTCTTTACATCTTCACGCTGGCGGTGGAGAAGATtcgagag ATGTTCATGTCTGAAGGAGGTAAAATCAGTCAGAAGATTAAAGTCTGGTTCGGCGACTACTTCAACGTTTCTGATTTCCTGGCCATCCTGATGTTCTTCGTGGGCTTCGGCCTGCGCTTCGGCTCAGGGAGCGTGTTCATCGCGGGCCGGATCGTGTACTGTCTGAACATCATCTTCTGGTACGTGCGGCTGCTGGACATCCTGGCGGTCAATCAGCAGGCCGGACCCTACGTCATGATGATCGGGAAGATG GTGGCCAACATGTTCTACATCGTGGTCATCATGGCCGTGGTGCTGCTGAGTTATGGGGTTCCCCGGAAAGCCATTCTGTACCCAAACGAAGATCCCTCGTGGACTTTAGCCAAAGATGTGGTGTTCCAGCCCTACTGGATGATGTACGGTGAAGTCTACGCCTACGAGATCGACG tgtgtgcgaACTCGAGCGAGGATCACGCTAAGGAGCTGTGTGCGACGGGTGTGTGGCTGACGCCGCTGCTGCAGGCCGTCTATCTGTTCGTCCAGTACATCCTGATGGTCAACCTGCTCATCGCCTTCTTCAA TAACGTCTACTTGCAGGTGAAGTCCATATCCAACCTGGTGTGGAAATACCAGCGCTATCACTTCATCATGGCGTACCACGACAAGCCCGTCCTTCCTCCGCCGCTGATTCTGCTCAGCCACGCCGCGTCTGTGCTGTCCTCCATctgcaggaagaggaagaaggaCAGCAGCACCTACGGACCAA AGCTCTTCCTGACCGAGGAGGACCAGAAGAAGCTGCACGACTTCGAGGAGCAGTGCGTGGAGACATACTTCCACGAGAAAGACGATCAGTTTCACTCTGGGAGTGAAGAGAGAATCAGACTCACGTCCGACAG GGTGGAAACGATGTGTGTGCAGCTGAAGGAGGTGGGAAACAAGGTGAACTTCATCAAGCGCTCTCTGCACACGCTGGATTCTCAGATCGGACACCTGCAGGACCTGTCTGCGCTCACGGTGGACACACTGAAGGCGCTGACCGCGCAGCGAGCGTCCGAGGCTAGCAAAGTGCACAACCAGATCACACGCGAGCTCAGCGTCTCCAAGAACCTGGGGCCCGACCTGACGGGGCACTCGAAGTCCAGCGCTCTGGTGCGGTGCAGCGTGGGATTCCTGCCTCCCACCGCCAGCATAGCAGAGTCTCTGTTCGGAGGCGGAGCTGGAGGCGGAGTCGAGGAGTGGCCGGGGGCGGAGCTTCCTCTGAGTTCTGAGGCTGGATCGAGGTCGGATCCGGCTCCAGCCACGTTCTTCGTCAGCACACCGCTGCAGCTcacagactctcacacacacacggagccGGTGCACGCCGCGGTGGAGTTCGGGGCCTTCGTGG GTCACAAGGATGATCCTGAGGGTCAGAGGTCGTTCCCTAAAGAGGGTGCTGTGAGCGGCCGGCAGTCGAGTCCCTCCAGAAAGGCTCGGGATGCG GCGGTGGCTCAGGGTCACATGCGGATGGTGAACTCGTACGCCGGCTTCACAGAGTTCGACAGAAACCCTTCGTTCCTGCATCCAGAGTCCA cgcTCAGTAAGCAGGAGAGGACACGTGTGTCACTGGAGGACGTCTCACGTTATGAGGATCTGCTGCTG GGGAAGTCAGCACAATCCAGCAGACT GAGTCCAGGAGATGACATCTCAAACA ctgcaGGTCTGTACACCGGGCGACACCCCCCCCTGGGGCCGCGTAAGGACT cgATCGGTTCTCCGTTCAAGCCCATGGAGAGTTATCAGTATTCAG cggTGGAGCGTAATAACCTGATGCGGTTGTCTCAGAGTATTCCATTCACCCCAGTGCCCCCTAGAG GTGAACCGGTGACCGTGTACCGTCTGGAGGAGAGCTCTCCCAACAGCATCAATAACAGCATGTCGTCCTGGGCTCAGCATGGTCTCTGTGCTAAGATCGAGTTCCTCAGTAAGGAGGAGATGGGTGGAGGTCTGCGCCGGGCGCTGAAGGTGCTCTGCACCTGGTCCGAGTACGACATCCTCAAGCCTGGACACCTGTACATCGTCAAGTCCTTCCTGCCCGAGGTGGTCAACACCTGGCAGAGCATCTACAGAGAGGAAACCGTCCTGCACCTCTGTCTCAGG GAAATTCAGCAGCAGAGAGCAGCTCAGAAACTCACGTTTGCCTTCAATCAGATCAGACCCAAAACCATCCCGTACTCCCCCAG GTTTCTGGAGGTCTTCCTGCTCTACTGTCACTCTGCCGGTCAGTGGTTTGCCATCGAGGAGTGCATCACTGGAGACTTCCGCAAGTTTAATAATAACAACGGGGATGAAATCGTCCCGACCAACCTTCTGGAGGAAACCATGCTGGCCTTCAGCCACTGGACGTATGAGTACACTCGAGGAGAGCTGCTGGTGCTGGACCTGCAGG gggTCGGTGAGAtactgacagatccttcagtcaTTAAGAGCGGAGAGAAAGG GTCTTATGATATGATCTTTGGCCCTGCGAATCTCGGAGACGATGCCATTCGAAACTTCCGTACCAAACATCACTGCAACTCCTGCTGCAGAAAACTCAAACTTCCCG atctgaAGCGTAACGACTATACTCCTGATAAACTGACGCTGCAGCACGACTCCTGCGAGGGACCGTCCCACTCTCCGCCTGCAGGGGGCGCTGCTAAAGAACCTAACCCTCTGAACAGATGCAATCTAGAGATGTTTTAA
- the trpm7 gene encoding transient receptor potential cation channel subfamily M member 7 isoform X1, giving the protein MSQKSWIEHSFTKRECVYILPVSKDPHRCLPGCQICQQLVRCCCGRLVRQHVGFSATLAVKYSDVRLTEGELSDLEQWSVEKHTEESPTDAYGVINFQGGSHSYRAKYVRLSYDSRPEAILRLMLKEWQMELPKIVISVHGGIQNFDLHPRIKQVVGKGLIKAAVTTGAWILTGGVNTGVAKHVGDALKEHMSRSARKICTVGIAPWGVIENRNDLIGRDVVAPYQTLLNPLSKLNVLNNFHSHFVLVDDGTVGKYGAEVKLRRELEKHINLQRIHARIGQGVPVVALIFEGGPNVILTVLEYLQESPPVPVVVCEGTGRAADILAYVHKQTEQDGALPDGVEADIIATIKKTFNFSQSDALHLFQTLMECMKNKELITVFPVGSEDHQDIDVAILKALLKGTNASAFDQLVLTLAWDRVDIAKDHVFVYGQQLLVGSLEQAMLDALVMDRVEFVKLLIENGVSMHRFLTITRLEELYNTKQTPTNPTLYHLVRDVKQGNLPPNYKITLIDVGLVIEFLMGGTYRCNYTRKRFRIIYNNLHGNSRRSGRHTGSSSHESFSIQADKKEKTRHNHFINTAQPYKPRLDSVSELQKKKSKEEVVDIDDPETRRFPYPFNELLVWAVLMKRQKMSLFFWQHGEESMAKALVACKLLRSMGYEAKKSDVVDDTSEELKEYSSEFGTLAVDLLEQSFRQDETMAMKLLTYELKNWSNSTCLKLAVSSRLRPFVAHTCTQMLLSDMWMGRLNMRKNSWYKVILSILVPPAILLLEYKTKAEMSHIPQSQDAHQSMEDSEHSLQKPDDIPMDVFKEVRPNENADVKSETEVHVRSRRLPITRKFYAFYHAPIVKFWFNTLFYIGFLMLYSYVVLVKMESFPSPQEWVVILYIFTLAVEKIREMFMSEGGKISQKIKVWFGDYFNVSDFLAILMFFVGFGLRFGSGSVFIAGRIVYCLNIIFWYVRLLDILAVNQQAGPYVMMIGKMVANMFYIVVIMAVVLLSYGVPRKAILYPNEDPSWTLAKDVVFQPYWMMYGEVYAYEIDVCANSSEDHAKELCATGVWLTPLLQAVYLFVQYILMVNLLIAFFNNVYLQVKSISNLVWKYQRYHFIMAYHDKPVLPPPLILLSHAASVLSSICRKRKKDSSTYGPKLFLTEEDQKKLHDFEEQCVETYFHEKDDQFHSGSEERIRLTSDRVETMCVQLKEVGNKVNFIKRSLHTLDSQIGHLQDLSALTVDTLKALTAQRASEASKVHNQITRELSVSKNLGPDLTGHSKSSALVRCSVGFLPPTASIAESLFGGGAGGGVEEWPGAELPLSSEAGSRSDPAPATFFVSTPLQLTDSHTHTEPVHAAVEFGAFVGHKDDPEGQRSFPKEGAVSGRQSSPSRKARDAAVAQGHMRMVNSYAGFTEFDRNPSFLHPESTLSKQERTRVSLEDVSRYEDLLLGKSAQSSRLSPGDDISNTAGLYTGRHPPLGPRKDSIGSPFKPMESYQYSAVERNNLMRLSQSIPFTPVPPRGEPVTVYRLEESSPNSINNSMSSWAQHGLCAKIEFLSKEEMGGGLRRALKVLCTWSEYDILKPGHLYIVKSFLPEVVNTWQSIYREETVLHLCLREIQQQRAAQKLTFAFNQIRPKTIPYSPRFLEVFLLYCHSAGQWFAIEECITGDFRKFNNNNGDEIVPTNLLEETMLAFSHWTYEYTRGELLVLDLQGVGEILTDPSVIKSGEKGSYDMIFGPANLGDDAIRNFRTKHHCNSCCRKLKLPDLKRNDYTPDKLTLQHDSCEGPSHSPPAGGAAKEPNPLNRCNLEMF; this is encoded by the exons ATG TCCCAGAAGTCCTGGATCGAACACAGTTTCACCAAGAGGGAATGTGTCTATATACTGCCCGTGTCAAAAGACCCGCACAG ATGCCTCCCAGGATGCCAAATCTGTCAGCAGCTCGTGCG atgcTGCTGTGGGCGTCTGGTTCGGCAGCACGTGGGCTTCAGCGCCACACTGGCAGTGAAATACTCAGACGTGCGTCTGACCGAGGGAGAGCTGTCCGATCTGGAGCAGTGGTCAGTGGAGAAGCACACGGAGGAGAGTCCCACTGACGCTTATGGAGTCATCAACTTCCAGGGAGGATCCCACTCATACAGAGCCaag TATGTGCGTCTCTCCTATGACTCCCGTCCGGAGGCCATCCTGAGGCTCATGCTGAAGGAGTGGCAGATGGAGCTGCCAAAGATCGTCATCAGCGTTCACGGGGGAATCCAGAACTTCGACCTGCATCCGCGGATCAAACAGGTGGTGGGAAAAGGACTGATCAAAGCTGCTGTCACCACCGGGGCCTGGATCCTGACCGGAGGGGTCAACACAG GTGTGGCCAAACATGTGGGGGACGCTCTGAAGGAACATATGTCCAGATCGGCTCGGAAAATCTGTACGGTGGGAATCGCACCCTGGGGAGTGATCGAAAACAGGAACGACCTCATCGGAAGAGAC gttgtAGCGCCCTACCAAACCCTGCTGAATCCTCTCAGTAAACTCAACGTCCTGAATAACTTCCACTCTCATTTTGTCCTGGTGGATGATGGGACAGTCGGGAAATATGGAGCTGAAGTCAAACTCAGGAGAGAACTGGAGAAACACATTAACCTGCAGAGAATCCACGccc GCATTGGTCAGGGCGTCCCGGTCGTGGCTCTGATCTTCGAAGGCGGTCCAAACGTGATCCTGACGGTGCTGGAGTATCTTCAGGAGAGTCCTCCGGTGCCGGTGGTGGTGTGTGAGGGAACCGGACGCGCCGCTGATATACTGGCATACGTACACAAGCAGACGGAGCAGgacgg agcgCTTCCTGACGGCGTCGAGGCCGACATTATTGCGACAATCAAGAAAACTTTCAATTTCAGCCAGAGTGACGCACTGCATCTCTTCCAGACGCTGATGGAGTGCATGAAGAACAAAGAGCTG atcaCAGTGTTTCCTGTGGGCTCGGAGGACCATCAGGACATCGATGTGGCAATCCTGAAGGCTCTGCTGAAAG gcaCAAACGCGTCGGCCTTCGATCAGCTGGTCCTGACGCTGGCGTGGGATCGGGTGGACATCGCTAAAGATCACGTGTTTGTTTACGGACAACAGCTGCTG gtgggCTCCCTCGAGCAGGCGATGTTGGATGCGTTGGTGATGGACCGCGTGGAGTTTGTGAAGCTCCTGATCGAGAATGGTGTCAGTATGCACCGCTTCCTCACAATCACACGCCTGGAGGAGCTCTACaacacg AAGCAAACTCCGACCAATCCGACGCTCTATCACCTGGTGAGGGACGTCAAACAG GGTAACCTCCCGCCCAACTATAAGATCACGCTGATCGACGTGGGTCTGGTGATCGAGTTTCTGATGGGAGGAACGTACCGGTGCAACTACACACGCAAACGCTTCCGCATCATCTACAACAACCTGCACGGGAACAGCCGG CGGTCAGGACGACACACGGGCAGCAGCTCACACGAGTCCTTCAGCATTCAGGCAGATAAGAAAGAGAAAACACGACACAATCACTTCATCAACACGGCACAGCCCTACAAGCCCAGG CTGGACTCGGTCTCAGAGCTGCAGAAGAAGAAGAGTAAGGAGGAGGTGGTGGACATCGATGACCCGGAGACGCGCCGGTTCCCGTACCCCTTCAACGAGCTGCTGGTGTGGGCCGTGCTGATGAAGCGGCAGAAGATGTCTCTGTTCTTCTGGCAGCACGGAGAGGAGTCCATGGCCAAGGCTCTGGTGGCCTGCAAACTGCTGCGCTCCATGGGATACGAGGCCAAGAAGAGCGACGTGGTGGACGACACGTCCGAGGAGCTGAAGGAGTATTCCAG tgaGTTCGGCACGCTGGCCGTGGATCTGCTGGAGCAGTCGTTCAGACAGGACGAGACCATGGCCATGAAGCTGCTGACCTACGAGCTGAAGAACTGGAGTAACTCCACCTGTCTGAAGCTGGCCGTGTCGTCACGTCTCCGTCCGTTCGTGGCTCACACCTGCACACAGATGCTGCTCTCCGACATGTGGATGGGCCGCCTGAACATGCGCAAGAACTCCTGGTACAAG GTGATCCTGAGCATCCTGGTTCCTCCTGCCATCCTCCTGCTGGAGTACAAGACTAAAGCGGAGATGTCCCACATCCCTCAGTCGCAGGACGCTCATCAGAGCATGGAGGACAGCGAGCACAGCCTGCAGAAGCCTGACGACATCCCCATG gatGTGTTTAAGGAAGTCCGTCCCAATGAGAACGCCGATGTGAAGAGTGAGACGGAGGTGCACGTGCGCTCCCGCCGGTTACCCATCACACGCAAGTTCTACGCCTTCTACCACGCACCCATCGTCAAGTTCTGGTTCAACACG CTCTTCTACATCGGCTTCCTGATGCTGTATTCATACGTGGTGTTGGTGAAGATGGAGTCGTTCCCGTCTCCTCAGGAATGGGTCGTCATTCTTTACATCTTCACGCTGGCGGTGGAGAAGATtcgagag ATGTTCATGTCTGAAGGAGGTAAAATCAGTCAGAAGATTAAAGTCTGGTTCGGCGACTACTTCAACGTTTCTGATTTCCTGGCCATCCTGATGTTCTTCGTGGGCTTCGGCCTGCGCTTCGGCTCAGGGAGCGTGTTCATCGCGGGCCGGATCGTGTACTGTCTGAACATCATCTTCTGGTACGTGCGGCTGCTGGACATCCTGGCGGTCAATCAGCAGGCCGGACCCTACGTCATGATGATCGGGAAGATG GTGGCCAACATGTTCTACATCGTGGTCATCATGGCCGTGGTGCTGCTGAGTTATGGGGTTCCCCGGAAAGCCATTCTGTACCCAAACGAAGATCCCTCGTGGACTTTAGCCAAAGATGTGGTGTTCCAGCCCTACTGGATGATGTACGGTGAAGTCTACGCCTACGAGATCGACG tgtgtgcgaACTCGAGCGAGGATCACGCTAAGGAGCTGTGTGCGACGGGTGTGTGGCTGACGCCGCTGCTGCAGGCCGTCTATCTGTTCGTCCAGTACATCCTGATGGTCAACCTGCTCATCGCCTTCTTCAA TAACGTCTACTTGCAGGTGAAGTCCATATCCAACCTGGTGTGGAAATACCAGCGCTATCACTTCATCATGGCGTACCACGACAAGCCCGTCCTTCCTCCGCCGCTGATTCTGCTCAGCCACGCCGCGTCTGTGCTGTCCTCCATctgcaggaagaggaagaaggaCAGCAGCACCTACGGACCAA AGCTCTTCCTGACCGAGGAGGACCAGAAGAAGCTGCACGACTTCGAGGAGCAGTGCGTGGAGACATACTTCCACGAGAAAGACGATCAGTTTCACTCTGGGAGTGAAGAGAGAATCAGACTCACGTCCGACAG GGTGGAAACGATGTGTGTGCAGCTGAAGGAGGTGGGAAACAAGGTGAACTTCATCAAGCGCTCTCTGCACACGCTGGATTCTCAGATCGGACACCTGCAGGACCTGTCTGCGCTCACGGTGGACACACTGAAGGCGCTGACCGCGCAGCGAGCGTCCGAGGCTAGCAAAGTGCACAACCAGATCACACGCGAGCTCAGCGTCTCCAAGAACCTGGGGCCCGACCTGACGGGGCACTCGAAGTCCAGCGCTCTGGTGCGGTGCAGCGTGGGATTCCTGCCTCCCACCGCCAGCATAGCAGAGTCTCTGTTCGGAGGCGGAGCTGGAGGCGGAGTCGAGGAGTGGCCGGGGGCGGAGCTTCCTCTGAGTTCTGAGGCTGGATCGAGGTCGGATCCGGCTCCAGCCACGTTCTTCGTCAGCACACCGCTGCAGCTcacagactctcacacacacacggagccGGTGCACGCCGCGGTGGAGTTCGGGGCCTTCGTGG GTCACAAGGATGATCCTGAGGGTCAGAGGTCGTTCCCTAAAGAGGGTGCTGTGAGCGGCCGGCAGTCGAGTCCCTCCAGAAAGGCTCGGGATGCG GCGGTGGCTCAGGGTCACATGCGGATGGTGAACTCGTACGCCGGCTTCACAGAGTTCGACAGAAACCCTTCGTTCCTGCATCCAGAGTCCA cgcTCAGTAAGCAGGAGAGGACACGTGTGTCACTGGAGGACGTCTCACGTTATGAGGATCTGCTGCTG GGGAAGTCAGCACAATCCAGCAGACT GAGTCCAGGAGATGACATCTCAAACA ctgcaGGTCTGTACACCGGGCGACACCCCCCCCTGGGGCCGCGTAAGGACT cgATCGGTTCTCCGTTCAAGCCCATGGAGAGTTATCAGTATTCAG cggTGGAGCGTAATAACCTGATGCGGTTGTCTCAGAGTATTCCATTCACCCCAGTGCCCCCTAGAG GTGAACCGGTGACCGTGTACCGTCTGGAGGAGAGCTCTCCCAACAGCATCAATAACAGCATGTCGTCCTGGGCTCAGCATGGTCTCTGTGCTAAGATCGAGTTCCTCAGTAAGGAGGAGATGGGTGGAGGTCTGCGCCGGGCGCTGAAGGTGCTCTGCACCTGGTCCGAGTACGACATCCTCAAGCCTGGACACCTGTACATCGTCAAGTCCTTCCTGCCCGAGGTGGTCAACACCTGGCAGAGCATCTACAGAGAGGAAACCGTCCTGCACCTCTGTCTCAGG GAAATTCAGCAGCAGAGAGCAGCTCAGAAACTCACGTTTGCCTTCAATCAGATCAGACCCAAAACCATCCCGTACTCCCCCAG GTTTCTGGAGGTCTTCCTGCTCTACTGTCACTCTGCCGGTCAGTGGTTTGCCATCGAGGAGTGCATCACTGGAGACTTCCGCAAGTTTAATAATAACAACGGGGATGAAATCGTCCCGACCAACCTTCTGGAGGAAACCATGCTGGCCTTCAGCCACTGGACGTATGAGTACACTCGAGGAGAGCTGCTGGTGCTGGACCTGCAGG gggTCGGTGAGAtactgacagatccttcagtcaTTAAGAGCGGAGAGAAAGG GTCTTATGATATGATCTTTGGCCCTGCGAATCTCGGAGACGATGCCATTCGAAACTTCCGTACCAAACATCACTGCAACTCCTGCTGCAGAAAACTCAAACTTCCCG atctgaAGCGTAACGACTATACTCCTGATAAACTGACGCTGCAGCACGACTCCTGCGAGGGACCGTCCCACTCTCCGCCTGCAGGGGGCGCTGCTAAAGAACCTAACCCTCTGAACAGATGCAATCTAGAGATGTTTTAA